A window of the Lactuca sativa cultivar Salinas chromosome 5, Lsat_Salinas_v11, whole genome shotgun sequence genome harbors these coding sequences:
- the LOC111910548 gene encoding uncharacterized protein LOC111910548, which produces MRSDHLDASLLIQLIKRTKVSNILLEQSSKQEKKNMVSLKPLLILLLTFISLGVSKNTPQQKQQSSTGVIGGGYGVFPVRIGRSVLEGESDDENSSLILAEERTRRKDPTKGLEYYTGGWNISDAHYFYSVSFSAVPVFVIAAIWFVGFGMSLLVICCYYSCFRRIHYSYSRIAYVLSLAFLTLFTIAAIIGCVVLYMGQGKFHKSTSDTLEFVVRESKDTVHKLNNVLDILDTAKGIGVDQVSLPANIKNNIDRVDEMINAAATDLDSETEENEKDIQDVLNSVRLSLIIIAAVMLLVALLGFLFSIFGFQVLVYILVVCGWILVTATFILCGIFFTLHNVMGDTCVAMDEWIQNPTAHTALDEILPCFDNATAQETLFQSKDVTFQLVGMVNMIIVKVANIDPPPFPGFLGYNQSGPLVPILCNPLNDDKTDRKCQAGELDAGDASQVWKDYVCQVSEKDICTNVGRLTPKMYDQMSAAANVISGLSNYGPFLAGLLNCTFVRETFTGIHEDHCPGLTKYSRWVYIGLAMVSAAVMHSLVLWVLYARERRHRKYTKLGVPASTQSSFAK; this is translated from the exons ATGCGAAGCGATCATCTCGACGCCTCTCTATTAATCCAGCTCATAAAACGTACAAAAGTTTCCAATATCCTCCTAGAACAATCatcaaaacaagaaaaaaaaaacatggtttCTCTCAAACCACTGCTAATTTTGCTACTAACGTTCATTTCTCTTGGAGTTTCCAAGAATACTCCCCAGCAAAAGCAACAATCGTCTACAG GGGTGATCGGCGGCGGTTATGGTGTTTTTCCGGTGAGGATCGGGAGGTCTGTTCTTGAAGGGGAAAGTGATGATGAGAATTCTTCTTTGATTTTGGCTGAAGAGAGAACGAGGAGGAAAGACCCAACGAAAGGTTTAGAGTATTATACCGGTGGATGGAATATCAGTGACGCTCATTACTTCTAT TCTGTATCATTTAGCGCTGTCCCTGTGTTTGTGATTGCTGCAATCTGGTTTGTGGGATTTGGAATGTCCTTACTCGTAATCTGTTGCTATTACTCTTGCTTCCGGAGAATCCATTACAGCTATTCTAGAATCGCTTATGTCCTCTCTCTCGCCTTCCTCACCCTCTTCACCATTGCTGCCAT AATCGGATGTGTGGTGCTTTACATGGGGCAAGGGAAGTTTCATAAGAGTACATCGGACACATTGGAATTTGTTGTGAGGGAGTCTAAAGATACAGTTCATAAGCTCAACAATGTGTTGGATATTCTTGATACAGCAAAGGGTATTGGAGTAGATCAAGTTTCTTTACCTGCGAATATCAAGAACAACATTGACAGGGTCGATGAAATGATAAATGCAGCTGCTACAGACCTTGACTCCGAGACCGAAGAGAACGAAAAAGATATACAGGATGTTTTGAACTCTGT GAGGCTTTCTCTTATAATTATCGCTGCTGTTATGCTTCTCGTAGCTCTTCTTGGTTTTT TGTTCTCCATTTTCGGTTTCCAGGTTCTCGTTTACAT ATTGGTGGTCTGCGGTTGGATTCTTGTTACAGCTACGTTTATCTTGTGTGGCATATTTTTCACACTTCACAA TGTTATGGGCGACACTTGTGTTGCAATGGATGAATGGATTCAGAACCCTACTGCTCATACGGCATTAGACGAGATACTTCCATGTTTCGACAATGCAACTGCTCAAGAAACCTTGTTTCAGAGCAAAGATGTGACTTTCCAATTGGTGGGAATGGTCAATATGATCATCGTCAAGGTAGCAAACATCGATCCACCACCTTTTCCTGGTTTCCTCGGTTACAATCAATCAGGCCCGTTGGTTCCCATCCTCTGTAACCCGCTAAACGATGATAAAACTGATCGGAAATGTCAAGCTGGTGAATTGGACGCCGGTGATGCCAGCCAG GTATGGAAAGATTATGTATGCCAAGTGTCAGAAAAAGATATATGCACAAATGTGGGGAGGTTGACTCCAAAGATGTATGACCAGATGTCGGCTGCAGCCAATGTAATCTCGGGGTTGTCAAACTATGGACCGTTTTTAGCCGGTTTACTAAATTGTACTTTTGTTAGGGAGACATTCACAGGAATCCATGAGGATCATTGTCCAGGATTGACTAAATATAGTCGGTGGGTGTATATTGGATTAGCTATGGTGTCTGCTGCTGTGATGCATTCGTTGGTGTTATGGGTGTTGTATGCTCGAGAAAGAAGGCATAGAAAGTATACCAAGCTTGGGGTTCCTGCATCAACACAAAGTTCATTTGCAAAATGA